From one Rhodovulum sp. ES.010 genomic stretch:
- a CDS encoding HAD family hydrolase — translation MDGKLTTIAFDADDTLWQNERFFRMTQDRFADLLSDHVDPDHLMERLLEAERRNLGHYGFGIKGFVLSMIETAIDVTDERVPAGVIRALLEAGQEMLRHPIELMPQAREAVTALADRFRILLITKGDLLDQERKLAQSGLGELFDGVEIVSDKTAPRYDAIFAAHGEGAGRAMMVGNSLRSDVIPAIEAGAWGVFVPHDLTWELEHAEPPRDQARFAELQHLGELPALVAALD, via the coding sequence ATGGACGGCAAGCTTACCACCATCGCCTTCGATGCCGACGACACGCTCTGGCAGAACGAGCGGTTCTTTCGCATGACCCAGGACCGATTCGCCGACCTGCTGTCGGACCACGTCGATCCCGACCACCTGATGGAGCGGCTTCTGGAGGCCGAGCGGCGCAATCTCGGGCATTACGGATTCGGCATCAAGGGCTTCGTTCTGTCGATGATCGAGACGGCCATCGACGTGACCGACGAGCGGGTGCCGGCAGGCGTGATCCGCGCGCTTCTGGAGGCCGGGCAGGAGATGCTGCGCCACCCGATCGAACTGATGCCCCAGGCGCGCGAGGCCGTGACCGCGCTGGCCGACCGCTTCCGCATTCTGCTGATCACCAAGGGCGACCTGCTGGACCAGGAGCGCAAGCTGGCGCAGTCGGGGCTGGGCGAGCTTTTCGACGGGGTCGAGATCGTCTCGGACAAGACCGCGCCGCGCTACGACGCGATCTTCGCCGCCCATGGCGAGGGCGCGGGGCGGGCGATGATGGTGGGCAACTCGCTCCGGTCGGACGTGATCCCCGCGATCGAGGCGGGCGCCTGGGGCGTGTTCGTCCCGCACGACCTGACCTGGGAACTGGAGCACGCAGAACCGCCGCGCGACCAGGCCCGTTTTGCCGAACTGCAACACCTGGGCGAATTGCCCGCGCTGGTCGCCGCGCTCGATTGA
- a CDS encoding fumarylacetoacetate hydrolase family protein, with protein MTRYAIAAPERPSVAIAGAEARFPVRRIFCVGRNYAEHVREMGNDEREPPFFFTKPADALVGDGATVPYPPATADLHHEAELVAAIGLGGAAIPEADALSHVWGYAPGNDLTRRDLQAEAKSMGRPWDMAKGFDASAVCGALVPAARLGHPAAGRILCTVNGAPRQDGDLSEMIWPLPAILAHLSRLVTLAPGDLIYTGTPAGVGPLAPGETCSVEIRGIGRVTTQIA; from the coding sequence GTGACGCGCTACGCCATCGCCGCGCCCGAACGGCCCTCGGTCGCCATCGCCGGCGCCGAGGCGCGCTTCCCGGTGCGCCGCATCTTCTGCGTCGGCCGGAACTATGCCGAGCACGTGCGCGAAATGGGCAATGACGAGCGCGAGCCGCCGTTCTTCTTCACCAAGCCCGCCGATGCGCTGGTCGGGGACGGCGCGACGGTCCCCTACCCGCCCGCGACCGCGGACCTGCATCACGAGGCCGAACTGGTGGCCGCGATCGGGCTGGGCGGCGCCGCGATTCCCGAGGCCGACGCGCTGTCGCATGTCTGGGGCTATGCGCCGGGCAACGACCTCACCCGCCGCGACCTGCAGGCCGAGGCGAAATCGATGGGCCGGCCCTGGGACATGGCCAAGGGCTTCGACGCGTCGGCCGTCTGCGGCGCCCTGGTACCGGCGGCGCGTCTCGGCCATCCGGCGGCCGGACGCATCCTCTGCACCGTGAACGGCGCGCCGCGGCAGGACGGCGACCTGTCGGAGATGATCTGGCCGCTGCCGGCGATCCTTGCCCATCTCTCGCGGCTGGTGACGCTCGCCCCGGGCGATCTGATCTATACCGGCACCCCGGCGGGGGTCGGGCCGCTTGCCCCCGGCGAAACCTGCAGCGTGGAGATCCGCGGCATCGGGCGGGTCACAACGCAGATCGCGTGA
- the clpS gene encoding ATP-dependent Clp protease adapter ClpS, with protein sequence MAAMGDDPDSESEVITKTKPRTQRPPLYKVLLLNDDYTPMEFVVHVLERFFGMSHAQAFEVMLMVHKKGVAVVGVFSFEVAETKVAQVMDFARRHQHPLQCTMEKE encoded by the coding sequence ATGGCCGCGATGGGCGACGACCCCGACAGCGAGTCGGAGGTCATCACCAAGACCAAGCCCAGGACGCAGCGCCCGCCGCTTTACAAGGTGCTGCTTCTGAACGACGACTACACGCCGATGGAATTCGTCGTGCACGTGCTCGAGCGGTTCTTCGGCATGAGCCACGCCCAGGCGTTCGAGGTGATGCTGATGGTGCACAAGAAGGGGGTTGCCGTGGTCGGTGTCTTCAGCTTCGAGGTGGCCGAGACCAAGGTCGCGCAGGTGATGGATTTCGCCCGCCGCCACCAGCACCCGTTGCAGTGCACCATGGAAAAGGAATAG
- a CDS encoding class I SAM-dependent methyltransferase produces the protein MPDTRLTLALESGAASLPAAGRLAVFDAPAEADLSALPKARVQIVQGFAPDHHAWEERGWDVVVEPEGDFAGAVVFTPRAKLAARAMVAQALELTSGGPVIVDGPKAHGIDSLHKAARRTGAEVSAAFAKAHGKLFSVQADPELFAHWIAEGAILLDGRYRTTPGVFSADGVDPGSALLVRALPRGLRGRVADLGAGWGFLAGEALAANPDIAEMHLVEADYVSLLCASAGVQDTRARLHWADVARFVPDAPFDHVLMNPPFHTGRAPDPALGRAFLAAAARMLAPHGSAFIVANRHLPYERDLVSLFGEVQEIGDDPGYKIIRAARPRRAARGGRLAGGGKIA, from the coding sequence ATGCCCGACACCCGACTGACCCTTGCGCTCGAATCAGGCGCGGCCAGCCTGCCTGCCGCGGGGCGGCTTGCGGTGTTCGACGCCCCGGCAGAGGCCGATCTGTCCGCGCTGCCCAAGGCGCGGGTGCAGATCGTGCAGGGCTTCGCCCCCGATCACCACGCCTGGGAGGAGCGGGGCTGGGATGTCGTCGTCGAACCCGAAGGCGATTTTGCCGGCGCCGTTGTGTTCACCCCGCGGGCCAAACTGGCCGCCCGCGCGATGGTGGCCCAGGCACTGGAACTGACCTCGGGCGGTCCGGTCATCGTCGACGGCCCCAAGGCCCACGGGATCGACAGCCTTCACAAGGCCGCCCGCCGGACCGGCGCCGAGGTCTCGGCGGCCTTCGCCAAGGCCCATGGCAAGCTGTTCAGCGTCCAGGCGGACCCCGAGCTGTTCGCGCACTGGATCGCGGAGGGTGCGATCCTGCTCGACGGGCGCTATCGCACGACGCCGGGGGTCTTTTCGGCCGACGGCGTCGATCCCGGCTCGGCGCTGCTGGTGCGCGCGCTTCCGCGGGGGCTTCGCGGGCGGGTGGCCGATCTCGGCGCCGGCTGGGGGTTTCTCGCGGGCGAGGCGCTGGCCGCCAACCCGGACATCGCCGAGATGCACCTCGTCGAGGCGGATTACGTCTCCCTCCTCTGCGCCAGCGCCGGGGTGCAGGACACGCGCGCGCGCCTCCACTGGGCCGATGTCGCGCGTTTCGTGCCCGATGCGCCCTTCGACCACGTCCTGATGAACCCGCCGTTCCACACCGGGCGCGCGCCCGACCCCGCGCTGGGGCGCGCGTTTCTCGCGGCGGCGGCCCGGATGCTCGCCCCCCACGGGTCCGCGTTCATCGTGGCCAACCGGCACCTGCCCTACGAACGCGACCTCGTTTCCCTCTTCGGCGAGGTGCAGGAGATCGGCGACGATCCGGGCTACAAGATCATCCGCGCCGCGCGGCCCCGGCGGGCGGCTCGTGGGGGACGGCTCGCGGGGGGCGGTAAAATCGCCTAG
- the ccoS gene encoding cbb3-type cytochrome oxidase assembly protein CcoS, translating to MEVLAYLIPIALFLGGLGLAAFFWALRSHQFDDPEGDSRRILTDDWDDHPKP from the coding sequence ATGGAAGTGCTCGCCTACCTGATCCCGATCGCGCTGTTCCTTGGCGGGCTGGGCCTCGCGGCCTTCTTCTGGGCGCTGAGATCGCACCAGTTCGACGACCCCGAAGGGGACTCCCGCCGCATCCTCACCGACGACTGGGACGATCACCCGAAGCCCTGA
- a CDS encoding SDR family NAD(P)-dependent oxidoreductase yields MSFSIAGKTAIVTGAANGVGLAIARHFVDRGANVMMADIDEARLVDECGKNTEGEGTMRYFAGDLRERLTVANLLSATIDAYDRIDILVNASRQMAPSDPLDPDGDAVETLLAQNLITSLRLSQIVARRMIRQAEEAGLEEGSAGAIVNLSSIAARRTHPALLGYSVSSAALDQLTRSMAVALAPHRIRVNAVAFGSVLSASLQGVLKEHADYREDIRDHTPLGRIAKPSELAEAVQFLASDGAQFITGQIMTVDGGRTLLDPVNAPAH; encoded by the coding sequence ATGTCCTTCTCGATCGCAGGCAAGACCGCCATCGTGACCGGCGCGGCCAACGGCGTGGGCCTGGCCATCGCCCGGCATTTCGTGGACCGCGGCGCCAACGTGATGATGGCCGATATCGACGAGGCGCGGCTGGTCGACGAATGCGGCAAGAACACCGAGGGCGAAGGCACGATGCGCTACTTCGCCGGCGACCTGCGCGAACGGCTGACCGTGGCGAACCTGCTCTCGGCCACGATCGACGCCTATGACCGGATCGACATCCTGGTGAACGCCTCGCGCCAGATGGCGCCGTCCGACCCGCTCGACCCCGATGGCGACGCGGTCGAGACGCTTCTGGCGCAGAACCTCATCACCAGCCTGCGGCTGAGCCAGATCGTCGCCCGGCGGATGATCCGCCAGGCCGAGGAGGCCGGGCTCGAAGAGGGCTCGGCCGGGGCCATCGTCAATCTTTCGTCGATCGCGGCGCGGCGCACCCATCCCGCGCTTCTGGGCTACTCGGTCAGTTCCGCGGCCCTCGACCAGCTGACCCGGTCGATGGCGGTGGCGCTGGCGCCGCACCGGATCCGGGTGAACGCGGTGGCCTTCGGCTCGGTCCTCTCGGCCAGCCTGCAAGGCGTTCTGAAAGAGCACGCCGATTACCGCGAGGACATCCGCGACCACACGCCGCTCGGGCGGATCGCCAAGCCCTCGGAACTCGCCGAGGCGGTGCAGTTCCTCGCCTCGGACGGCGCGCAGTTCATCACCGGCCAGATCATGACCGTGGATGGCGGGCGGACGCTGCTCGACCCGGTGAACGCGCCGGCGCACTGA
- a CDS encoding heavy metal translocating P-type ATPase: MTTALSSRPSACPACAVAPAAEDLSEAGQPRDARLFLSLPTIHCAGCISAVERALNATPGVHAARVNLTLKRVAVEADPQVSAADLIGVLDGIGYEAHELDPGVIAATATDKAGRDLLMRIAVSGFAMMNVMLLSVAVWSGASDFTRDMFHWISAMIALPTIAFAAQPFFRNAAKVLRHARLNMDVPISLAIVLAAGMSLYETWQHGPHAYFDAALSLTFFLLAGRYLDHRTRAVARSAAEELAALEVPRALRLRADGTEETVPIAEIAVGDTVRVKPGARVPVDGLIAEGQSEIDRSLLTGESLPAYAGPGMALSAGEVNLTGPLAVTVTAAGEDSSLHRMADLVAVAESSKNRYTSLADRAARVYAPGVHLLALAAFLGWLWVSGGDMRLALNIAVAVLIITCPCALGLAVPAVTTAASGRLFKRGMLIKDGTALERLAEVDTVVFDKTGTLTLGAPDPTNLGDHARRDLEIALALAEASEHPLARALAEAARSAGLHPARLTEIREVPGHGVEGRLGGEPVRFGRAAWVGAEAGRQTAAWLRVGTARPIAFTFADRLRPGAEQAVAALKRQGLAVRLVSGDAPAPVADLAARLGIEDWTAEALPAEKAAQVQELGEAGAKVLMVGDGLNDTAALAAAHASVSPATALDAARVASDIVLLGHDLAPLGEAVGTARKSVRRINENFAISALYNLIAVPIALLGFATPLAAALAMSASSITVSLNALRLR; this comes from the coding sequence ATGACGACGGCGCTCTCCTCCCGGCCCTCGGCCTGCCCGGCCTGCGCCGTGGCGCCGGCCGCCGAGGACCTGTCCGAAGCGGGCCAGCCGCGGGACGCGCGCCTGTTCCTGTCGCTGCCGACGATCCACTGCGCGGGCTGCATCTCGGCGGTCGAACGCGCGCTGAACGCGACGCCCGGCGTGCACGCGGCACGGGTGAACCTGACGCTGAAGCGCGTCGCGGTCGAGGCCGACCCGCAGGTGAGCGCCGCGGACCTGATCGGCGTGCTCGACGGCATCGGGTACGAGGCGCACGAACTCGACCCGGGCGTGATCGCGGCGACCGCGACCGACAAGGCGGGGCGCGACCTGCTGATGCGCATCGCGGTTTCCGGCTTCGCGATGATGAACGTGATGCTCCTGTCGGTGGCCGTCTGGTCCGGGGCGTCGGATTTCACCCGCGACATGTTCCACTGGATTTCCGCGATGATCGCGCTGCCGACCATCGCCTTCGCGGCGCAGCCCTTCTTCCGCAACGCGGCCAAGGTGCTCCGGCACGCCCGTCTGAACATGGACGTGCCGATCTCGCTGGCGATCGTGCTCGCCGCGGGCATGTCGCTTTACGAGACCTGGCAGCACGGGCCGCACGCCTATTTCGACGCGGCGCTCTCGCTGACCTTCTTCCTGCTCGCCGGCCGCTATCTCGATCACCGCACCCGCGCCGTGGCCCGCTCCGCGGCCGAGGAACTGGCCGCGCTCGAAGTGCCCCGGGCGCTGCGCCTGCGTGCCGACGGCACCGAGGAGACCGTGCCCATCGCCGAGATCGCCGTGGGCGACACCGTCCGCGTCAAACCCGGCGCGCGGGTGCCCGTGGACGGGCTCATCGCCGAGGGCCAGTCGGAAATCGACCGCTCGCTGCTGACGGGCGAAAGCCTGCCCGCCTATGCCGGCCCGGGGATGGCGCTGTCGGCCGGTGAGGTGAACCTCACCGGCCCGCTCGCCGTCACCGTGACGGCGGCCGGCGAGGACAGCTCGCTCCATCGGATGGCCGATCTCGTCGCGGTCGCCGAAAGCTCGAAGAACCGCTATACCTCGCTCGCCGACCGCGCGGCGCGGGTCTACGCGCCCGGCGTCCACCTGCTGGCGCTCGCGGCCTTCCTGGGCTGGCTGTGGGTTTCCGGCGGCGACATGCGGCTGGCGCTGAACATCGCGGTGGCGGTGCTGATCATCACCTGCCCCTGCGCGCTGGGCCTCGCGGTGCCCGCGGTGACGACCGCGGCCTCGGGGCGGCTCTTCAAGCGGGGCATGCTGATCAAGGACGGCACCGCGCTGGAACGGCTGGCCGAGGTCGACACGGTGGTCTTCGACAAGACCGGCACGCTGACGCTGGGGGCGCCGGACCCCACCAACCTGGGCGATCATGCCCGCCGCGACCTGGAAATCGCGCTGGCGCTGGCCGAGGCGTCGGAACACCCGCTCGCGCGCGCCCTGGCCGAGGCCGCCCGCAGCGCCGGGCTCCACCCCGCGCGCCTGACCGAGATCCGCGAGGTGCCGGGCCACGGCGTCGAGGGGCGGCTGGGGGGCGAGCCCGTGCGCTTCGGCCGCGCGGCCTGGGTCGGGGCCGAGGCGGGCCGGCAGACCGCCGCCTGGCTGCGCGTCGGCACCGCGCGGCCCATCGCGTTTACCTTCGCCGACCGGCTGCGCCCCGGTGCCGAGCAGGCCGTGGCCGCGCTCAAGCGGCAGGGGCTGGCGGTGCGTCTTGTCTCGGGCGATGCGCCGGCCCCGGTGGCCGACCTTGCGGCGCGGCTCGGGATCGAGGACTGGACGGCCGAGGCGCTGCCGGCCGAGAAGGCCGCGCAGGTGCAGGAGCTGGGGGAGGCGGGCGCCAAGGTGCTGATGGTGGGCGACGGGCTGAACGACACCGCGGCGCTGGCCGCCGCGCATGCCTCCGTGTCGCCCGCGACCGCGCTCGATGCCGCCCGCGTCGCCTCCGACATCGTGCTCCTGGGCCACGACCTCGCGCCGCTGGGCGAGGCGGTGGGGACCGCGCGCAAATCGGTCCGCCGGATCAACGAGAACTTCGCGATCTCGGCGCTTTACAACCTGATCGCCGTGCCGATCGCGCTTCTGGGCTTCGCCACGCCGCTGGCCGCGGCGCTGGCGATGTCGGCCTCCTCGATCACCGTGTCGCTCAACGCGCTGCGCCTGAGGTAG
- the ccoG gene encoding cytochrome c oxidase accessory protein CcoG: MSPLSSTDQSPDRLYTAREPVFPRRVSGPFRTLKWWILAVCLGIYYLLPWIRWDRGPNLPDQAVLLDLANRRFFFFWIEIWPHEFYFVAGLLIMAGLGLFLFTSALGRVWCGYLCPQTVWTDLFVLTERWIEGDRNKRVKLWNAKWDFHKTRLRVTKWALWVLISVATGGAWVFYFADAPTLLGNLFTLQAAPVAYATILVLTLTTLILGGFMREQVCIYMCPWPRIQAAMMDEDTLTIGYREWRGEPRGKHRKSEGAELLGDCIDCYACVNVCPVGIDIRDGQQLACITCGLCIDACDEVMEKTGKPRGLIDYMALSDEARERAGAEPKPAWKHILRVRTLLYTALWSAVGVGLIVALFVRSEIDLTVSPVRNPIYVTLSDGSIRNAYEVRVRNMQGEARDFAISVTPGDVFQVEVEGAETGTFTVPADETDLKRVYVIASPDSAPAQSQSTPLRIWLKDIAAEERAYSDTVFNGRVAR, from the coding sequence GTGAGCCCTTTGAGCTCGACAGACCAGAGCCCCGATCGCCTCTATACCGCCCGCGAGCCGGTTTTCCCGCGTCGCGTCTCGGGCCCGTTCCGCACGCTCAAGTGGTGGATTCTGGCGGTCTGCCTCGGCATCTACTACCTGCTGCCCTGGATCCGATGGGACCGGGGGCCGAACCTGCCCGACCAGGCGGTGCTTCTCGACCTCGCGAACCGGCGGTTCTTCTTTTTCTGGATCGAGATCTGGCCGCACGAGTTCTATTTCGTGGCGGGCCTCCTGATCATGGCCGGGCTGGGCCTGTTCCTGTTCACCTCGGCGCTGGGCAGGGTCTGGTGCGGCTATCTGTGCCCGCAGACGGTCTGGACCGATCTCTTCGTGCTCACCGAGCGCTGGATCGAGGGCGACCGCAACAAGCGTGTGAAGCTCTGGAACGCCAAGTGGGATTTCCACAAGACCCGGCTGCGGGTGACGAAATGGGCGCTCTGGGTGCTGATCTCGGTGGCCACCGGCGGCGCCTGGGTGTTCTATTTCGCAGATGCGCCGACGCTCCTGGGCAACCTGTTCACCCTGCAGGCCGCGCCGGTGGCCTACGCGACCATCCTGGTCCTCACGCTGACCACCCTCATCCTCGGCGGCTTCATGCGCGAACAGGTCTGCATCTACATGTGCCCCTGGCCGCGCATCCAGGCCGCGATGATGGACGAGGACACCCTGACCATCGGCTACCGCGAATGGCGGGGCGAGCCGCGCGGCAAGCACCGCAAGTCCGAGGGCGCGGAACTCCTGGGCGATTGCATCGACTGCTACGCCTGCGTGAACGTCTGCCCGGTGGGCATCGACATCCGCGACGGCCAGCAACTGGCCTGCATCACCTGCGGGCTGTGCATCGACGCCTGCGACGAGGTGATGGAAAAGACCGGCAAGCCGCGCGGCCTGATTGACTACATGGCGCTGTCGGACGAGGCGCGCGAGCGCGCGGGCGCAGAGCCCAAGCCGGCGTGGAAGCACATCCTGCGGGTGCGCACGCTGCTCTATACCGCGCTCTGGTCGGCGGTCGGCGTTGGCCTGATCGTGGCCCTGTTCGTACGCTCCGAGATCGACCTGACGGTGTCGCCGGTGCGCAATCCGATCTACGTGACGCTGTCGGACGGTTCGATCCGTAACGCCTACGAGGTGCGGGTGCGCAACATGCAGGGCGAGGCGCGCGATTTCGCGATCAGCGTGACGCCGGGCGACGTGTTCCAGGTCGAGGTGGAGGGCGCCGAGACCGGCACCTTCACCGTCCCGGCCGACGAAACCGACCTCAAGCGCGTCTACGTGATCGCATCGCCCGACAGCGCGCCCGCGCAGAGCCAGAGCACGCCGTTGCGCATCTGGCTGAAGGACATCGCGGCCGAGGAACGGGCCTATTCGGACACCGTCTTCAACGGGAGGGTGGCGCGATGA
- a CDS encoding D-alanyl-D-alanine carboxypeptidase family protein — MAVLTSGARAAPYAAMVVDARSGEVLHSRNADTRLHPASLTKMMTLYIAFEAVEHGEIGLDDYVTISKRAAAEPPSKLGLRAGTKIRFRYLIRAAAVKSANDAATAIAEAIEGSEAAFARRMNRTAKAMGMTRTTFKNAHGLTEAGHMSTARDMTTLGRHMFYDYPEYYNLFSRRSTDAGLRSVSNTNRRFLGSYRGADGIKTGYTRAAGFNLVASAERNGERIIATMFGGTSSAARNARVAELLNMGFERAPRRVAVRKPAKPPYGAAGRTVRLSMTLDRSPRPAQRPAGSPAEEVLIALSEGVATALEAAQTELAAAAVAATPPDTRLPQGSAAPDVPDIAPQPRPRGLAAGADPARAAPAARATPQPVEQEIVTRLSSSGGRHWGINVGRYGSRYQAERVLLKTALQELGTLDDALRKVVHHPRGYEANFVGLTENEAALACRRLQSHGTDCTPIGPRS, encoded by the coding sequence ATGGCCGTTCTGACGTCGGGGGCGCGGGCCGCCCCCTACGCCGCGATGGTGGTCGACGCGCGATCCGGCGAGGTGCTGCATTCGCGGAATGCCGATACGCGGCTGCACCCGGCCTCGCTGACCAAGATGATGACGCTCTACATCGCCTTCGAGGCGGTGGAGCATGGCGAGATCGGGCTCGACGACTACGTCACGATCTCGAAGCGCGCCGCGGCCGAGCCGCCGTCGAAGCTGGGGCTGCGCGCGGGCACGAAGATCCGCTTTCGCTACCTGATCCGGGCGGCGGCGGTGAAATCGGCCAACGATGCCGCCACCGCCATCGCCGAGGCCATCGAAGGCTCCGAGGCGGCCTTCGCGCGGCGGATGAACCGCACCGCCAAGGCGATGGGCATGACGCGGACCACCTTCAAGAACGCCCACGGCCTGACCGAAGCGGGACACATGTCGACCGCGCGGGACATGACGACGCTGGGCCGGCACATGTTCTACGACTACCCGGAATACTATAACCTCTTCTCGCGCCGCTCGACGGATGCGGGCCTGCGCTCCGTCTCCAACACCAACCGGCGATTCCTCGGCAGCTATCGCGGCGCCGACGGCATCAAGACGGGCTACACGCGGGCGGCCGGCTTCAACCTCGTCGCCTCGGCGGAGCGGAACGGGGAACGCATCATCGCCACGATGTTCGGCGGAACGTCGTCGGCCGCGCGGAACGCGCGGGTCGCGGAACTCCTGAACATGGGCTTCGAGCGCGCGCCGCGCCGGGTGGCCGTGCGCAAGCCGGCCAAACCGCCCTACGGCGCCGCCGGCCGAACCGTCCGGCTGTCGATGACGCTCGACAGGTCGCCCCGGCCCGCGCAACGCCCGGCCGGGTCGCCCGCCGAAGAGGTGCTCATCGCGCTGAGCGAAGGCGTGGCGACCGCGCTGGAAGCGGCGCAGACCGAGCTTGCCGCGGCCGCCGTGGCCGCGACCCCGCCCGACACGCGGCTGCCGCAGGGCTCGGCCGCACCGGACGTGCCCGACATCGCGCCCCAACCCCGGCCCCGGGGCCTTGCGGCGGGGGCGGACCCGGCGCGGGCTGCGCCGGCGGCACGGGCAACCCCGCAGCCGGTGGAGCAGGAAATCGTCACGCGGCTGTCCTCGTCCGGCGGACGGCACTGGGGCATCAATGTGGGCCGCTACGGGTCGCGCTACCAGGCCGAGCGGGTGCTCTTGAAGACCGCGCTGCAGGAGCTTGGCACGCTGGACGACGCGCTGCGCAAGGTGGTGCATCACCCCCGCGGCTACGAGGCGAATTTCGTCGGCCTCACCGAGAACGAGGCGGCGCTGGCCTGCCGGCGGCTGCAATCCCACGGCACCGACTGCACGCCCATCGGCCCCCGGTCGTGA
- the hemF gene encoding oxygen-dependent coproporphyrinogen oxidase encodes MTEQFDDHKTRAAAWFRALRDEIVAAFEALEDAQRTGPFKDASAGRFEVSETRRTAEDGSDAGGGLMSVMRGGRVFEKVGVNVSTVYGTLNPRARAAMMARKDMPGMAEDPRFWASGISLVAHMQNPHTPAVHLNTRMFWTPHGWWFGGGTDLNPSLPHDEDTQAFHGVLKAHCDRHDLSHYPRYKAWADEYFYVPHRGRARGVGGIFFDDHNTGDWEADFAFTQEVGRAFLPAFVPIVERRRDTPWTEADRAAQLAHRGLYAEYNLLYDRGTRFGLETGHDPDAVLMSMPPLASWP; translated from the coding sequence ATGACCGAGCAATTCGACGACCACAAGACCCGCGCCGCGGCATGGTTCCGCGCGCTCCGCGACGAGATCGTGGCCGCCTTCGAGGCGCTGGAAGACGCGCAGCGGACCGGCCCGTTCAAGGACGCCTCCGCCGGCCGGTTCGAGGTGAGCGAAACCCGCCGCACCGCCGAGGACGGCTCGGATGCCGGCGGCGGGCTGATGAGCGTGATGCGCGGCGGCCGGGTGTTCGAGAAGGTCGGCGTCAACGTCTCGACCGTCTACGGCACGCTCAACCCGCGCGCCCGGGCCGCGATGATGGCCCGCAAGGACATGCCCGGCATGGCCGAGGACCCGCGCTTCTGGGCCAGCGGGATCAGTCTTGTGGCGCACATGCAGAACCCGCACACCCCGGCGGTGCACCTGAACACGCGGATGTTCTGGACGCCGCATGGCTGGTGGTTCGGCGGCGGCACCGACCTGAACCCCAGCCTGCCCCATGACGAGGATACCCAGGCGTTTCACGGCGTGCTGAAGGCGCATTGCGACCGGCACGACCTCAGCCACTATCCCCGCTACAAGGCCTGGGCCGACGAGTATTTCTATGTGCCCCATCGCGGCCGGGCGCGCGGGGTGGGCGGCATCTTCTTCGACGACCACAACACCGGCGACTGGGAGGCCGATTTCGCCTTCACCCAGGAGGTCGGCCGCGCCTTCCTTCCGGCCTTCGTCCCGATCGTCGAGCGCCGCCGCGACACCCCCTGGACCGAGGCCGACCGCGCCGCGCAACTCGCCCATCGCGGGCTCTACGCGGAATACAACCTGCTTTACGACCGCGGCACCAGGTTCGGCCTGGAAACCGGCCACGACCCCGACGCGGTCCTGATGAGCATGCCGCCGCTGGCAAGCTGGCCGTAG
- a CDS encoding FixH family protein: MSQKELTGRKVLIIVVSAFTVVIGVNLLLAYQAVSTFPGLEVDNSYVASQQFDAMRDAQEALGWTVAADYDTDAGLFLLRFTDAEGDPVEVPEVAVTIGRKTSNRDDRTPELLYYNGEFSAPLALDGGYWTVRLLARAADGTQFRQRLELYVRG, from the coding sequence ATGAGCCAGAAGGAGCTGACCGGCCGCAAGGTGCTGATCATCGTGGTTTCGGCCTTCACCGTCGTGATCGGCGTGAACCTGCTTCTCGCCTACCAGGCGGTCAGCACGTTCCCCGGCCTCGAGGTCGACAATTCCTACGTCGCCAGCCAGCAATTCGACGCGATGCGCGACGCGCAAGAGGCGCTGGGCTGGACGGTGGCCGCCGATTACGACACCGACGCGGGCCTGTTCCTGCTGCGCTTCACCGATGCCGAGGGCGACCCGGTGGAAGTGCCGGAGGTGGCCGTCACCATCGGCCGGAAGACCTCGAACCGCGACGACCGGACGCCCGAACTGCTCTACTACAACGGCGAGTTCTCGGCGCCGCTTGCGCTGGACGGGGGCTACTGGACCGTCCGGCTGCTGGCGCGGGCCGCCGACGGCACGCAGTTCCGTCAGCGGCTGGAACTCTACGTCCGGGGCTAG